The following are encoded together in the Lathyrus oleraceus cultivar Zhongwan6 chromosome 3, CAAS_Psat_ZW6_1.0, whole genome shotgun sequence genome:
- the LOC127126560 gene encoding GDSL esterase/lipase At3g26430, producing MRVMISTLWILLLYCSIITNYSVVAVAVAGDDSKKCEFPAIYNFGDSNSDTGGLSAAFGQPGYPYGESFFHHAAGRYCDGRLLLDFIAENLDLPYLNAFLDAVGSNFSHGANFATAGSTIRPQNTTLHQVGGFSPFSLNVQFYQFNDFHRRTQIFRKKGGIYKTLLPKAEDFSRALYTFDIGQNDLASGYFQNMSIDQVKAYVPDVLDQFKYVVKNIYENGGRSFWIHNTGPVGCLPYIIELHKVKPDEFDKAGCAIPYNEVAKFFNHELKSAVVQLRKELHLAAITYVDVYSVKYSLISQAKKHGFKEHLRACCGHGGKYNYNKKIGCGGKVKIDGKEILIAKPCKDPSVVVNWDGVHLTQAANKWVFDQIVDGSFSDPPIPLNMACHKHL from the exons ATGAGGGTTATGATTAGTACTCTCTGGATATTGCTATTATATTGTTCAATTATTACAAATTATTCAGTAGTAGCAGTAGCAGTAGCAGGCGATGATTCAAAGAAGTGTGAATTTCCAGCAATATACAACTTTGGTGATTCGAATTCAGACACAGGAGGACTCTCGGCAGCCTTCGGTCAACCTGGCTATCCTTACGGAGAATCCTTCTTCCATCATGCTGCTGGTCGTTACTGTGATGGCCGTCTTCTTCTTGATTTCATTG CTGAAAACCTAGACCTTCCATATTTGAATGCATTCCTTGATGCTGTTGGATCAAATTTTAGCCATGGAGCAAATTTCGCAACTGCTGGATCCACCATCAGACCTCAGAATACAACCCTTCATCAAGTTGGTGGTTTCAGTCCTTTCTCTTTGAATGTTCAATTCTATCAGTTCAATGATTTTCACCGCAGGACCCAAATTTTTCGCAAGAAAG GTGGAATATACAAAACATTGTTACCAAAAGCAGAAGATTTTTCTAGGGCGTTATACACATTTGATATCGGTCAAAATGATTTGGCATCCGGTTATTTTCAAAACATGTCGATAGATCAAGTTAAAGCTTATGTTCCCGATGTTTTGGATCAATTCAAGTACGTAGTAAAG AATATATATGAAAATGGAGGAAGATCATTTTGGATTCACAATACTGGTCCTGTTGGATGTTTGCCATATATCATAGAACTTCACAAAGTAAAACCAGATGAATTCGACAAAGCGGGATGTGCGATCCCGTATAATGAAGTGGCTAAGTTCTTCAATCATGAATTGAAATCGGCTGTCGTTCAACTCAGAAAAGAACTTCACTTGGCTGCTATAACCTATGTTGATGTTTACTCAGTCAAGTACTCTTTGATTAGTCAAGCAAAGAAACATG GTTTTAAGGAACATTTGAGAGCTTGTTGTGGACATGGTGGGAAGTACAACTATAATAAGAAGATTGGATGTGGAGGAAAGGTTAAGATTGATGGAAAAGAGATTTTGATTGCAAAACCATGCAAAGATCCATCTGTTGTGGTGAATTGGGATGGTGTTCATTTAACTCAGGCGGCTAATAAATGGgtgtttgaccaaattgttgatGGTTCTTTTTCTGATCCTCCTATTCCTTTGAACATGGCTTGTCACAAACACCTTTGA